Proteins encoded within one genomic window of Neoarius graeffei isolate fNeoGra1 chromosome 18, fNeoGra1.pri, whole genome shotgun sequence:
- the LOC132865861 gene encoding zinc finger protein 850-like isoform X5, with the protein MQSAVTRALPQRTHFGMFHQPEVKKTLLQVFSCSTCPRSYASQIYLDKHIQRCHYEEYVRLQESGEIKYELQIPSKCSSQPTSSDALSFDTSHNDIQKEIHHCSDCGKSFGHQNALKTHQRNHTGEKPFHCSQCGKSFTYQSALQKHQHVHTGVKPYHCSQCGKSFTQQSNLQTHQCIHTEEKPYHCSQCGKSFTQQSALQTHQRIHTGEKPYHCSQCEKSFTHQSHLQTHQCIHTGEKPYHCSQCGKSFTHQSHLQQHQRIHTGEKPHHCSQCGKSFIRQSDFQRHQRIHTGEKPHHCSQCGKSFIRQSHLQQHQRIHTGEKPHHCSQCGKSFTHQWTLLQHQRIHTGEKPYHCSQCGKSFSQQSHFRIHQRIHTGEKPHHCSQCGRSFIRQSHLQQHQRIHTGEKPYHCSQCGKSFTHQWTLLQHQRIHTGEKPYHCSQCGKSFIQQRDLQQHQHIHTGEKPYHCSQCGKSFTHQSALRLHQRIHTGEKPYHCSQCGKSFTHQWTLLQHQRIHSGEKPYHCSQCGKSFTSQSALLQHQRIHTGEKPYHCSQCGKSFTQQRDLQQHQRIHTGDKPYHCSQCGKSFTQRSTLQRHQRIHTGEKPYHCSQCGKSFTLRWTLQQHQRLHTGDKPYHCSQCGKSFTQQSALRTHQRIHTGEKPYHCSQCGKSFTQQSALQQHQRLHSGEKLHH; encoded by the coding sequence AAGTAAAGAAGACTTTGCTGCAGGTCTTTTCCTGCTCCACATGTCCTCGTTCCTATGCATCTCAAATTTACCTCGACAAACACATCCAGAGGTGTCACTATGAAGAGTATGTGAGACTGCAGGAATCAGGAGAGATTAAATATGagcttcagatcccctccaaaTGCTCCAGTCAGCCAACATCATCTGATGCTCTCAGTTTTGACACTTCTCATAATGAtatacagaaggaaattcaccactgctcagactgtggaaagagttttggtcatcagaatgcgctcaagacacaccagcgcaatcacacaggagagaagccgtttcactgctcacagtgtgggaagagttttacttatcagagtgctctccaaaaacaccagcatgTTCACACAGGtgtgaagccgtatcactgctcacagtgtggaaagagttttactcagcagagtaatctccaaacacaccagtgcattcacacagaagagaagccgtatcactgctcacagtgtgggaagagttttactcagcagagtgctctccaaacacaccagcgcattcacacaggagagaagccgtatcactgctcgcaGTGtgagaagagttttactcatcagagtcatctccaaacacaccagtgcattcacacaggagagaagccgtatcactgctcacagtgtgggaagagttttactcatcagagtcatctccaacaacaccagcgcattcacacaggagagaagccgcatcactgctcacagtgtgggaagagttttattcgTCAGAGTGatttccaacgacaccagcgcattcacacaggagagaagccgcatcactgctcacagtgtgggaagagttttattcgtcagagtcatcttcagcaacaccagcgcattcacacaggagagaagccgcatcactgctcacagtgtgggaagagttttactcatcagtggACTCTcctacaacaccagcgcattcacacaggagagaagccgtatcactgctcacagtgtgggaagagtttttctCAGCAGAGTCATTTCcgaatacaccagcgcattcacacaggagagaagccgcatcactgctcacagtgtgggaggagttttattcgtcagagtcatcttcagcaacaccagcgcattcacacaggagagaagccgtatcactgctcacagtgtgggaagagttttactcatcagtggACTCTcctacaacaccagcgcattcacacaggagagaagccgtatcactgctcacagtgtgggaagagttttattcaGCAGAgagatctccaacaacaccagcacattcacacaggagagaagccgtatcactgctcacagtgtgggaagagttttactcatcagagtgctctccgactacaccagcgcattcacacaggagagaagccgtatcactgctcacagtgtgggaagagttttactcatcagtggACTCTcctacaacaccagcgcattcactcaggagagaagccgtatcactgctcacagtgtgggaagagttttactagtcagagtgctctcctacaacaccagcgcattcacacaggagagaagccgtatcactgctcacagtgtgggaagagttttactcagcagagagatctccaacaacaccagcgcattcacacaggagataagccgtatcactgctcacagtgtgggaagagttttactcagcggagtactctccaacgacaccagcgaattcacacaggagagaagccgtatcactgctcacagtgtggaaagagttttactcttcGGTggactctccaacaacaccagcgccttCACACAGGAgataagccgtatcactgctcacagtgtgggaagagttttactcagcagagtgctctccgaacacaccagcgcattcacacaggagagaagccgtatcactgctcacagtgtggaaagagttttactcagcagagtgctctccaacaacaccagcgccttCACTCCGGAGAGAAGCTGCATCACTGA